One stretch of Harmonia axyridis chromosome 1, icHarAxyr1.1, whole genome shotgun sequence DNA includes these proteins:
- the LOC123684811 gene encoding uncharacterized protein LOC123684811 isoform X2, translating into MNHACSPKSRMNVVSSNSRPSYCLQEKSFITPPRNPKIEAFNTLRIKDMRRVKQKSFNDHRFSTKSIKNKPNNLKKICRKITYGELESESAFISGPSYVVNNFKFRTALRKLLASLREAGGKCTDLSVSYNDTVSGTNIEQLQNENEQLQNG; encoded by the exons ATGAATCACGCCTGTTCACCCAAAAGCAGAATGAATG TTGTCTCATCAAATTCCAGACCATCATATTGTCTACAGGAAAAGTCCTTCATAACTCCTCCAAGAAATCCAAAAATTGAAGCATTCAACACTCTGAGAATAAAAGATATGAGACGTGTCAAACAGAAATCTTTTAACGACCACAGATTCTCaacgaaatcaataaaaaac AAACCCAATAATTTGAAGAAGATATGCCGGAAGATAACATATGGAGAACTCGAGTCGGAGAGCGCCTTCATTTCTGGACCTTCATACgttgtgaataatttcaaatttagaACTGCACTGAGGAAATTATTAGCCAGTCTTAGGGAGGCAGGAGGAAAATGTACTGATCTTTCAGTTAGTTATAACGATACTGTGAGTGGTACAAAT ATTGAacaacttcaaaatgaaaatgagcaACTGCAAAATGGTTAG
- the LOC123684811 gene encoding uncharacterized protein LOC123684811 isoform X3, with protein MNHACSPKSRMNVVSSNSRPSYCLQEKSFITPPRNPKIEAFNTLRIKDMRRVKQKSFNDHRFSTKSIKNKPNNLKKICRKITYGELESESAFISGPSYVVNNFKFRTALRKLLASLREAGGKCTDLSVSYNDTIEQLQNENEQLQNG; from the exons ATGAATCACGCCTGTTCACCCAAAAGCAGAATGAATG TTGTCTCATCAAATTCCAGACCATCATATTGTCTACAGGAAAAGTCCTTCATAACTCCTCCAAGAAATCCAAAAATTGAAGCATTCAACACTCTGAGAATAAAAGATATGAGACGTGTCAAACAGAAATCTTTTAACGACCACAGATTCTCaacgaaatcaataaaaaac AAACCCAATAATTTGAAGAAGATATGCCGGAAGATAACATATGGAGAACTCGAGTCGGAGAGCGCCTTCATTTCTGGACCTTCATACgttgtgaataatttcaaatttagaACTGCACTGAGGAAATTATTAGCCAGTCTTAGGGAGGCAGGAGGAAAATGTACTGATCTTTCAGTTAGTTATAACGATACT ATTGAacaacttcaaaatgaaaatgagcaACTGCAAAATGGTTAG
- the LOC123684811 gene encoding uncharacterized protein LOC123684811 isoform X1: MNHACSPKSRMNVVSSNSRPSYCLQEKSFITPPRNPKIEAFNTLRIKDMRRVKQKSFNDHRFSTKSIKNKPNNLKKICRKITYGELESESAFISGPSYVVNNFKFRTALRKLLASLREAGGKCTDLSVSYNDTVSGTNVSMGELERMLANLSINPDSNADLIRNLRSINLKKSMKDDSHCPEGLSSYHKKLRI; the protein is encoded by the exons ATGAATCACGCCTGTTCACCCAAAAGCAGAATGAATG TTGTCTCATCAAATTCCAGACCATCATATTGTCTACAGGAAAAGTCCTTCATAACTCCTCCAAGAAATCCAAAAATTGAAGCATTCAACACTCTGAGAATAAAAGATATGAGACGTGTCAAACAGAAATCTTTTAACGACCACAGATTCTCaacgaaatcaataaaaaac AAACCCAATAATTTGAAGAAGATATGCCGGAAGATAACATATGGAGAACTCGAGTCGGAGAGCGCCTTCATTTCTGGACCTTCATACgttgtgaataatttcaaatttagaACTGCACTGAGGAAATTATTAGCCAGTCTTAGGGAGGCAGGAGGAAAATGTACTGATCTTTCAGTTAGTTATAACGATACTGTGAGTGGTACAAATGTGAGTATGGGGGAGCTGGAACGGATGCTTGCAAATTTATCAATTAATCCGGATAGCAATGCTGATTTAATAAGGAACCTACgttcaataaatttgaaaaaaagcatGAAGGATGATTCGCACTGTCCAGAAGGCCTAAGCTCGTACCATAAAAAACTTCGAATTTAA